The Flavobacterium faecale genome has a segment encoding these proteins:
- a CDS encoding AsmA-like C-terminal region-containing protein encodes MVKKIALIIGGLLLLVIGSLFAIPYFFKDQIKAKIALAINEKVDANVSFKDADLSLFKSFPNATVTLDSLVIINKAPFAGDTLVALGELNLKMSVKELFKENNEAISIQGITSKNGLINIIFNKDGLGNYDIALKDDKPATDKASDPLNLSIQEYKIENFQFRYTDQGSKIKMVINSLNHEGTGDFAASKLDLKTKSTAKVSLDMDKVNYMKNVALTLDAVLGIDLEQSKYTFKENKALINQLPLEFDGFIQMVEAGQVYDLKFKTPTSSFKNFLGLIPVAYASSLDNVKTTGDFSVVGFAKGTLTETTVPKFNIEIASNNASFQYPDLPKSVQHIVIDTKIINETGILNDTYVNLDKLSFQIDKDVFNAKANIKNVTQNALVDAMLKGTINLGNLSKAYPIKLDTPLSGILKADVETKFDMESVTKSDYAKIYNAGTMSLSGFKYTDENGKGMNISTAMVQFNPSQVNLKQFNATTGKSDIAVTGILDNFYGFIFKNQELKGNFSLTSNQLAVSDFMTTEEPAKTSTEAAKPADAMKIPAFLNCTLSAKANTVLYDNLTLKDVSGKLIVKDEKVTMENVKTSIFGGSIGLNGSVSTKGKTPVFDMNLGLNQVDIAQSFTQLDMLKKIAPIAGIINGKLNSTIKLNGNLTKDMSPDLTTLTGDLLGQLLSTTVNSSNSTLLTALTSNINFLDLSKINFNDLKAAVTFKDGKINVRPFDIKYKDIKATIGGTHGFDQTMNYNLKFDVPAKYLGSDANALIAKLTPADAAKLENIPINALMTGNFSNPKISTDLKTAVTNLTNQLVQQQKAALISKGTSKLTDLINKNKKPGDTTKTVIPTTKAEVQEQAKVEVKKQATNLLKGFLNKKKPAEEPKAAE; translated from the coding sequence ATGGTTAAGAAAATCGCACTAATAATTGGAGGACTCCTTCTCTTGGTAATCGGAAGTTTATTTGCAATTCCTTATTTTTTTAAAGATCAAATTAAAGCAAAAATTGCTTTAGCTATAAATGAAAAAGTTGATGCAAACGTAAGTTTCAAAGATGCTGATTTAAGTTTATTCAAAAGTTTCCCAAATGCCACAGTGACTTTGGACTCTTTGGTAATCATCAATAAGGCACCTTTTGCGGGTGACACCTTGGTCGCTTTGGGTGAACTAAATTTAAAGATGTCTGTCAAAGAACTTTTCAAAGAAAACAATGAGGCAATAAGTATTCAAGGAATTACCAGCAAAAACGGATTGATCAATATCATCTTCAACAAAGATGGATTAGGGAATTATGATATTGCCTTGAAAGACGACAAACCTGCTACAGACAAAGCGAGTGATCCATTGAATTTATCGATTCAGGAATATAAGATTGAGAACTTTCAATTTCGCTACACCGACCAAGGCTCAAAAATAAAAATGGTTATTAATAGTTTAAATCATGAAGGAACAGGTGATTTTGCAGCATCAAAATTAGATTTAAAAACCAAATCTACTGCAAAAGTTTCATTAGATATGGACAAGGTCAACTATATGAAAAATGTAGCCCTTACGTTGGATGCAGTTTTAGGAATCGATTTGGAACAAAGCAAATACACCTTTAAAGAAAACAAAGCTTTAATCAACCAATTGCCATTGGAATTTGACGGTTTTATTCAAATGGTTGAAGCCGGTCAAGTATATGATTTAAAATTTAAAACCCCAACCTCTTCCTTTAAAAATTTCTTAGGATTAATTCCGGTGGCCTACGCATCAAGTCTTGACAATGTAAAAACCACGGGAGATTTCAGCGTAGTGGGATTTGCAAAAGGAACGCTTACCGAAACAACGGTACCAAAATTCAATATCGAAATCGCATCCAACAATGCTTCTTTTCAATATCCAGACTTACCAAAATCAGTACAACACATAGTTATTGATACTAAAATTATTAATGAAACCGGAATTTTGAACGACACCTATGTCAACCTAGACAAGTTATCGTTTCAAATTGATAAAGACGTATTTAATGCCAAAGCCAACATCAAAAACGTAACACAAAATGCATTGGTAGATGCAATGTTGAAAGGAACTATTAATCTTGGAAACCTATCAAAAGCCTATCCTATTAAATTGGACACACCCTTATCTGGGATTTTAAAAGCAGATGTGGAAACTAAATTTGATATGGAATCTGTGACTAAAAGTGACTACGCAAAAATATACAATGCAGGAACTATGAGCCTTTCTGGGTTTAAATACACGGATGAAAACGGCAAAGGAATGAATATTAGTACTGCCATGGTTCAATTTAATCCTAGTCAAGTAAATTTGAAACAATTTAATGCAACAACCGGAAAAAGTGATATTGCTGTAACTGGAATATTGGACAATTTCTATGGTTTTATATTTAAAAATCAAGAATTGAAGGGGAATTTCAGTCTAACTTCTAACCAATTGGCAGTAAGTGATTTTATGACTACCGAAGAGCCTGCAAAAACAAGCACTGAAGCCGCTAAACCTGCTGATGCCATGAAGATTCCTGCTTTTTTAAATTGTACGCTTAGCGCAAAAGCCAATACGGTTTTGTATGACAATCTAACCCTGAAAGATGTTTCGGGTAAACTTATCGTAAAAGATGAGAAAGTTACCATGGAAAACGTGAAAACATCCATTTTTGGTGGAAGTATTGGTTTGAATGGATCAGTATCTACTAAAGGAAAAACACCTGTATTTGATATGAATCTAGGTCTAAACCAAGTAGATATTGCACAATCGTTCACGCAACTGGACATGCTGAAAAAGATTGCTCCAATTGCCGGAATCATCAATGGAAAATTAAACTCAACCATCAAATTAAACGGAAATTTAACCAAAGACATGAGTCCTGACCTTACAACCTTAACGGGTGATTTATTGGGTCAGTTGCTTTCAACTACGGTGAATTCAAGTAATTCGACATTATTGACTGCGCTTACATCAAACATTAATTTTTTGGATTTAAGTAAAATCAATTTCAATGATTTAAAAGCAGCGGTAACATTTAAAGACGGAAAAATAAATGTTCGACCTTTTGACATTAAGTACAAAGACATCAAGGCTACCATTGGCGGTACACATGGATTTGACCAAACGATGAATTACAATTTAAAGTTTGATGTACCAGCCAAATATTTAGGTTCAGATGCGAATGCATTAATCGCAAAATTAACTCCTGCAGATGCTGCCAAGTTAGAAAACATTCCGATTAACGCTTTGATGACCGGAAATTTTTCGAATCCTAAAATATCGACCGACCTTAAAACGGCGGTTACCAATCTGACTAATCAATTGGTGCAACAACAGAAAGCAGCTTTGATTAGCAAGGGAACATCAAAATTAACCGACCTGATCAATAAAAATAAAAAACCGGGAGACACTACCAAAACGGTTATCCCAACCACTAAAGCTGAGGTGCAAGAACAAGCAAAAGTAGAAGTTAAAAAACAAGCTACAAACTTACTAAAAGGCTTTTTGAATAAAAAGAAACCTGCCGAAGAGCCAAAAGCTGCCGAATAA
- a CDS encoding DUF2797 domain-containing protein → MTYEGVLTKMQTEFGNPIQYYLVFEDSFLNMNQILNQEIEISFVGYQCLNCGKKKKIFRQGFCYDCFYSSAAVGDWIMRPELSTAHLGVADRDLDYEQKVQLQPHIVYLALSSEVKVGVTRKTQVPTRWIDQGANEAISIIEVPNRYLAGITEVALKNHYADKTNWRKMLTNDVPAADLIAERMKLEALIPAEAREYFVLDKNDLYQMEYPVLQYPTKVKSLSLDKTPTFQGKLTGIKGQYLIFEDNTVFNVRGSEGYVVQLKV, encoded by the coding sequence ATGACATACGAAGGCGTACTTACCAAAATGCAAACAGAATTCGGAAATCCTATTCAGTACTATTTGGTTTTTGAGGATAGTTTTTTAAATATGAACCAAATCCTGAATCAAGAGATCGAAATTAGTTTTGTGGGCTATCAATGTTTGAATTGTGGTAAAAAAAAGAAAATCTTTCGTCAAGGATTCTGTTACGACTGTTTTTACTCGAGTGCCGCTGTGGGCGATTGGATCATGCGTCCCGAACTAAGTACCGCTCACCTTGGCGTAGCTGATCGTGATTTGGATTACGAACAAAAGGTGCAGTTGCAACCGCATATCGTATATTTAGCCTTATCAAGTGAGGTAAAAGTCGGGGTAACGCGCAAAACCCAAGTGCCCACACGATGGATCGACCAAGGCGCTAACGAAGCCATCTCTATTATCGAAGTTCCCAACCGCTACCTGGCCGGAATCACCGAGGTAGCCCTAAAAAATCATTATGCCGACAAAACCAATTGGCGCAAAATGTTAACCAATGACGTCCCAGCAGCAGATTTAATCGCAGAACGCATGAAACTTGAGGCGCTTATTCCAGCCGAAGCACGCGAGTATTTCGTTCTAGATAAAAATGATTTATACCAAATGGAGTATCCTGTTTTGCAATATCCTACCAAAGTAAAAAGTTTAAGCCTAGACAAAACACCCACTTTTCAAGGAAAACTAACCGGAATCAAAGGCCAATATCTAATTTTTGAAGACAATACCGTTTTTAATGTCCGAGGTTCTGAGGGGTATGTGGTGCAGTTGAAAGTGTAA
- a CDS encoding GH3 auxin-responsive promoter family protein translates to MPLTIINSFASWVLKQRIHQIELFLKYPNEVQEELLMDLIQSARYTEVGRKYGFDSILSYKTFCDRVPVCTYEEIQPMIERTRNGEQNLFWNTHIKWFAKSSGTTNAKSKFIPVSNEALDGCHYNGSKDLLCMYLNNNENSEMFLGKSLRLGGSSQIYENNNSFFGDLSAILIENMPIWAEFSSTPNSKISLMSHWETKIAAIINETKNENVTSFAGVPSWMLVLMNRMLEETGKGNLFEIWPNLEVYFHGGVSFEPYREQYKNILPKNDFKYYEIYNASEGFFAIQDLNYSDELLLMLDYGIFYEFIPMDVFGTENQKAIRLVDVELNKNYAIVITTNSGLWRYLIGDTIRFTSLSPFRIKVTGRTKHHINVFGEELMIENTDKALAQACKAMQCEMIDYTVAPVFMKDREKGAHEWMIEFKTPPQDLERFRTILDESLQNINSDYEAKRHNNMTLNPLTINVARKNLFYDWLKDRDKLGGQHKIPRLSNSRDYLEQLINMQVKATV, encoded by the coding sequence ATGCCGCTAACCATCATCAATTCATTTGCTTCTTGGGTTTTAAAACAACGCATTCATCAAATTGAGCTTTTCTTGAAGTATCCTAATGAGGTTCAGGAAGAGTTACTTATGGACTTGATCCAGTCAGCACGCTATACTGAAGTTGGCAGAAAATATGGATTTGACTCTATCTTGTCTTACAAAACATTTTGTGATCGCGTCCCTGTGTGTACATACGAAGAGATTCAGCCCATGATTGAGCGCACACGTAATGGGGAACAAAATTTATTTTGGAATACCCATATCAAATGGTTTGCAAAATCAAGCGGTACAACCAATGCCAAAAGCAAATTTATACCCGTAAGCAATGAAGCGCTAGATGGTTGCCATTACAACGGTAGTAAAGATTTGTTGTGTATGTACTTGAACAACAACGAAAACTCAGAGATGTTTTTGGGCAAAAGTTTGCGCCTGGGTGGTAGCTCACAAATTTATGAGAATAACAACAGCTTCTTTGGGGATTTATCGGCGATTTTGATCGAAAACATGCCTATTTGGGCCGAATTCAGTAGTACGCCAAATAGCAAAATTTCGTTAATGAGCCATTGGGAAACAAAAATTGCTGCCATCATTAACGAAACCAAAAATGAAAATGTGACTAGTTTTGCTGGTGTACCTTCTTGGATGTTGGTTTTAATGAATAGAATGCTCGAAGAAACCGGCAAAGGAAATCTATTTGAGATCTGGCCGAACCTGGAAGTTTATTTTCATGGCGGTGTAAGTTTTGAGCCTTACCGTGAACAATACAAAAATATTCTTCCGAAAAACGATTTTAAATATTACGAAATATACAATGCCTCTGAAGGTTTTTTTGCCATTCAGGATTTAAATTATTCTGACGAATTATTACTGATGTTGGATTATGGTATTTTTTATGAATTTATACCAATGGATGTCTTTGGCACCGAAAACCAAAAAGCCATTCGATTGGTGGATGTCGAATTGAACAAAAATTATGCAATTGTAATTACCACCAATTCTGGTTTGTGGCGTTATCTGATTGGCGACACCATTCGTTTTACCTCTTTGAGTCCGTTTAGGATTAAAGTAACGGGGCGTACAAAGCACCATATTAACGTCTTTGGCGAAGAATTGATGATCGAAAATACAGACAAAGCCCTAGCCCAAGCCTGTAAAGCAATGCAGTGTGAAATGATCGATTATACGGTTGCACCCGTTTTCATGAAAGACAGAGAAAAAGGAGCACATGAGTGGATGATTGAGTTTAAAACGCCTCCTCAGGACTTGGAACGCTTTAGAACTATTTTGGACGAAAGCCTGCAAAACATCAATTCTGACTACGAGGCCAAACGTCACAATAATATGACTTTGAATCCACTAACAATTAATGTAGCTCGCAAGAATTTATTTTATGATTGGCTCAAAGACCGTGACAAACTAGGAGGTCAACATAAAATTCCGCGTTTGTCAAATAGTCGTGATTATTTGGAGCAATTAATAAACATGCAAGTTAAAGCTACTGTATAA
- the serB gene encoding phosphoserine phosphatase SerB, whose translation MAIEDKEIILLKVSGQDKPGVTAGLTSVLATYDAIILDIGQADIHDTLSLGILFEIKAGSCSAPVLKDLLFKGYELGIKVKFIPISISDYESWVKTQSKQRYIINILGEKLAAKQIAAVTKIMSDQHLNIDSIKRLTGRTSVIDIEEYPRSCVQLSVSGDIVNKKAMTASFMETSRALDVDISFQEDTIYRRNRRLVCFDMDSTLIQTEVIDELADLNGVGEQVRAITESAMNGEIDFNESFKKRMALLEGLSEDVLRNVAINLPITKGAHRLMKALKYYGYKTAILSGGFTYFGEYLQKELGIDYVHANQLEIKDGKLTGNYLGEIVDGKKKAQYLKEIAEKEGIHINQTIAVGDGANDLPMINLAGLGIAFHAKPTVKESAETSISSLGLDGVLYLLGYHDRHIDMMDEI comes from the coding sequence ATGGCAATAGAAGATAAGGAGATTATTTTATTAAAAGTTTCAGGTCAAGACAAACCAGGGGTTACCGCAGGGTTAACATCAGTTTTGGCTACTTATGATGCAATTATTTTAGATATAGGGCAAGCAGATATTCATGATACTTTATCCTTGGGGATTTTATTCGAAATAAAAGCAGGCTCTTGTTCGGCTCCCGTGTTGAAAGACTTGTTGTTCAAAGGATATGAACTCGGAATCAAAGTAAAATTCATTCCGATTTCGATCAGTGATTATGAGAGTTGGGTAAAAACCCAGTCCAAGCAACGCTACATCATTAATATTCTTGGTGAAAAATTGGCGGCCAAACAAATCGCAGCGGTGACCAAAATCATGTCTGATCAACATTTGAATATTGATTCGATCAAAAGATTAACCGGAAGAACATCGGTTATTGATATTGAAGAATATCCTCGCTCTTGCGTGCAGTTGTCTGTGTCGGGAGATATTGTCAACAAAAAAGCAATGACGGCTAGTTTCATGGAGACTTCTAGAGCTTTGGATGTCGATATTTCTTTTCAAGAAGATACGATTTATAGAAGAAACAGACGTTTGGTTTGCTTTGATATGGATTCAACTTTGATTCAAACAGAAGTTATTGACGAATTGGCAGATTTAAACGGAGTAGGTGAGCAAGTACGCGCCATTACTGAATCGGCTATGAATGGTGAAATCGATTTTAACGAAAGTTTTAAAAAGCGAATGGCCTTGCTAGAAGGACTTAGCGAAGATGTTTTGCGCAATGTAGCAATCAATTTGCCTATCACAAAAGGTGCACATCGTTTGATGAAAGCGCTTAAATATTATGGTTACAAAACAGCAATCTTATCTGGTGGATTTACCTACTTTGGCGAATACCTGCAAAAAGAATTAGGAATTGATTACGTTCACGCCAACCAATTAGAAATTAAAGACGGAAAACTTACGGGTAACTATCTAGGCGAAATTGTAGACGGTAAAAAGAAAGCACAATACTTGAAGGAGATTGCAGAGAAAGAAGGAATACATATCAATCAAACGATTGCAGTAGGTGATGGAGCCAATGATTTACCAATGATCAATCTTGCGGGATTAGGAATTGCGTTTCATGCCAAACCAACAGTAAAAGAAAGTGCTGAGACGTCTATCTCTAGTCTAGGATTAGATGGTGTGCTATACTTATTAGGATACCACGATAGACACATTGATATGATGGATGAGATCTAA
- the clpX gene encoding ATP-dependent Clp protease ATP-binding subunit ClpX: MAKEKLECSFCGRKKPETNLLIAGIDAHICDKCIEQAHGIVLEEIKSGKGANTVGDLILQKPKEIRAFLDQYVIGQDQTKKVMSVAVYNHYKRLMQQQQDDEVEIEKSNIIMVGQTGTGKTLVAKTIAKMLDVPLAIVDATVLTEAGYVGEDVESILTRLLQAADYDVAKAERGIVFIDEIDKIARKSDNPSITRDVSGEGVQQALLKLLEGTVVNVPPKGGRKHPDQKFVEVNTQDILFIAGGAFDGIERIISKRLNRQAVGYSTSKNEDNIDKDNLLQYIIPKDIKDFGLIPEIIGRLPVLTHMDPLDRATLRSILTQPKNALIKQYQKLFMMDEVEFSITDEALDFIVDKALEYKLGARGLRSLCEAILTDAMYELPSSENKVLEIDKDYAQETLNKNLLKRLEIAS, encoded by the coding sequence ATGGCAAAAGAAAAATTAGAATGTTCATTTTGTGGACGAAAAAAGCCTGAAACCAATTTGCTTATTGCAGGTATCGATGCGCACATATGTGACAAATGTATCGAGCAAGCGCATGGCATAGTGCTAGAGGAGATTAAATCTGGAAAAGGAGCGAATACTGTAGGAGATTTAATTTTGCAAAAGCCAAAAGAAATTAGAGCTTTTCTAGATCAATATGTTATCGGGCAAGATCAAACCAAAAAAGTAATGTCTGTAGCAGTCTATAACCATTACAAACGTTTGATGCAACAGCAACAAGACGATGAGGTAGAGATCGAAAAAAGTAACATCATCATGGTGGGACAAACAGGAACAGGAAAAACATTGGTAGCCAAAACTATCGCAAAAATGTTAGATGTTCCTTTGGCAATCGTAGATGCTACCGTATTGACAGAAGCTGGTTATGTTGGAGAAGATGTAGAGAGTATTTTGACACGTTTACTTCAAGCAGCAGATTATGACGTTGCCAAAGCCGAACGCGGAATCGTTTTTATTGACGAAATTGATAAAATTGCTCGTAAAAGTGATAACCCGTCTATTACTCGTGACGTTTCTGGTGAAGGTGTGCAACAAGCTTTGCTTAAATTATTGGAAGGAACAGTAGTAAACGTACCTCCAAAAGGTGGGCGTAAACACCCAGACCAAAAATTTGTTGAGGTAAACACACAAGATATCTTGTTTATCGCTGGTGGTGCTTTTGACGGAATCGAAAGAATTATTTCGAAACGTTTGAACCGTCAAGCAGTAGGATATTCGACTTCAAAAAATGAAGACAATATCGACAAAGACAATTTATTGCAATACATCATTCCAAAAGATATCAAAGATTTTGGATTGATTCCAGAAATCATTGGTCGTTTACCAGTGCTTACACATATGGATCCTTTGGACAGAGCGACTTTAAGATCCATCTTGACACAGCCAAAAAACGCATTGATCAAGCAGTATCAAAAGTTATTCATGATGGATGAGGTTGAATTTTCAATCACAGACGAAGCATTAGATTTTATTGTTGACAAAGCATTAGAATATAAATTAGGAGCTCGTGGATTGCGTTCTCTTTGTGAAGCAATTTTGACAGATGCCATGTACGAACTTCCAAGTTCTGAAAACAAGGTGTTAGAAATTGACAAAGACTATGCTCAAGAGACGTTGAATAAAAATTTATTGAAACGTTTAGAGATCGCTTCTTAA
- the clpP gene encoding ATP-dependent Clp endopeptidase proteolytic subunit ClpP produces MNYGKEFKKFATKHQGVNAMYYDKIIAAMNPTNMTPYIIEERQLNISQLDVFSRLMMDRIIFLGTGIDDQIANIVQAQLLFLESADASKDIQIYLNSPGGSVYAGLGIYDTMQYIKPDVATICTGMAASMGAVLLCAGAEGKRSALPHSRVMIHQPSGGAQGVATDMEINLREMLKLKDELYKIISHHSGQTFDKVHTDSERDYWMIADEAKEYGMIDEVLRRG; encoded by the coding sequence ATGAACTACGGTAAAGAATTTAAAAAATTTGCTACAAAGCACCAAGGAGTCAACGCAATGTATTATGATAAAATCATTGCTGCTATGAATCCTACCAATATGACTCCTTATATTATTGAAGAACGTCAATTGAATATCTCACAACTAGATGTTTTTTCTAGATTAATGATGGACAGAATTATTTTTCTAGGAACAGGTATTGATGATCAAATTGCGAACATCGTACAAGCACAACTATTGTTTTTAGAAAGCGCAGATGCTTCTAAGGATATCCAAATTTACTTGAACTCTCCAGGAGGAAGCGTATATGCAGGATTAGGTATTTATGACACGATGCAGTACATCAAACCAGACGTTGCTACTATTTGTACAGGTATGGCGGCTTCTATGGGAGCAGTACTTTTATGTGCAGGAGCAGAAGGAAAACGTTCGGCTTTACCACATTCAAGAGTAATGATTCACCAACCATCTGGAGGAGCACAAGGTGTGGCTACAGACATGGAAATCAACTTACGCGAAATGTTGAAGTTGAAAGATGAATTATACAAAATTATCTCTCACCATTCAGGTCAAACTTTTGATAAAGTACATACTGATAGCGAGCGTGATTACTGGATGATTGCTGACGAAGCAAAAGAATACGGAATGATTGACGAAGTATTGAGAAGAGGATAA
- a CDS encoding trigger factor has protein sequence MDIKRVAIDAVSETIVMNVVHMDYKGQITKRINEKMPLAQVKGFRKGAVPKDLVEKQYGREIKKEEIKKVVDLALERFIQSERLNLLGTPLPVVNEDLDWSAEELTFEFEIGLVPNFVLDLEAENQIVKYVVSADDKLIDGQVERIQKQFGTAVPQETVSEGVDLRGIFTNEAEGIGNTTTIALSAFKDKATADKFIGKKVGDVVTVNTSGLFEDAHQLMDYLKVPHDNVHDLAVDVDFTIEEITTSEPAELNQELFDKLFGEGTVASLDELKAKIKEDAESQFAQQADQKLLGDVTEFLIESTKFDLPAAFLKKWLQTVGEKKLSPEEAEVEYERSEKGLRFQLIEGRAMSQTDIKVSFEDLKTFTTKNIRQQMAQFGQTNPTDEEVQGIVARVLSNQDEVKRLSEQVVAEKLLEVFKEKAKPTIKEVTYDEFIAASYGE, from the coding sequence ATGGATATTAAAAGAGTAGCAATAGACGCAGTAAGCGAAACTATAGTAATGAATGTGGTTCACATGGATTACAAAGGTCAAATAACCAAAAGAATCAACGAAAAAATGCCATTGGCACAAGTTAAGGGATTTAGAAAAGGTGCTGTGCCTAAAGATCTTGTTGAAAAACAATACGGAAGAGAGATCAAAAAAGAAGAAATCAAAAAAGTTGTTGATTTAGCTCTTGAACGTTTCATTCAGTCAGAAAGATTGAATCTTTTAGGTACTCCACTTCCTGTAGTTAACGAAGATTTAGACTGGTCTGCAGAAGAACTAACTTTTGAATTCGAAATTGGTTTAGTACCAAATTTCGTTTTAGACTTAGAAGCTGAAAACCAAATCGTAAAATATGTAGTTTCTGCTGATGACAAATTAATCGACGGACAAGTAGAGCGTATTCAAAAACAATTCGGTACTGCAGTTCCTCAAGAAACTGTTTCTGAAGGTGTAGATTTGAGAGGTATCTTTACAAATGAAGCTGAAGGAATCGGAAATACTACTACTATCGCATTGTCTGCTTTCAAAGACAAAGCAACTGCAGATAAATTTATCGGTAAAAAAGTTGGTGACGTAGTTACTGTAAATACTAGTGGATTATTTGAAGATGCTCATCAATTGATGGACTACCTAAAAGTACCACATGATAACGTACATGATTTGGCAGTTGATGTTGACTTCACAATCGAAGAAATCACTACATCTGAGCCAGCAGAATTGAACCAAGAATTGTTTGATAAATTGTTTGGTGAAGGAACTGTAGCTTCTCTTGATGAGTTGAAAGCTAAAATTAAAGAAGATGCTGAGTCGCAATTTGCACAACAAGCAGACCAAAAATTATTAGGTGATGTTACTGAATTTTTAATCGAAAGCACAAAGTTTGACTTACCTGCTGCCTTCCTTAAAAAATGGTTGCAAACTGTAGGAGAGAAAAAATTATCTCCAGAAGAAGCAGAAGTTGAATACGAGCGTTCTGAAAAAGGATTGCGTTTTCAATTGATCGAAGGTAGAGCAATGTCTCAAACAGATATCAAAGTTTCTTTTGAAGATTTAAAAACTTTTACAACCAAAAATATCCGTCAACAAATGGCGCAATTTGGTCAAACAAACCCAACTGACGAAGAAGTTCAAGGAATCGTTGCAAGAGTTTTGTCTAACCAAGACGAAGTAAAAAGACTTTCTGAGCAAGTAGTTGCTGAGAAGTTATTGGAGGTTTTCAAAGAAAAAGCAAAACCAACAATCAAAGAAGTAACTTATGACGAATTTATTGCTGCGTCTTACGGAGAATAA